The nucleotide window GCACTGGCGACCCCAATTCCATGAGGACAAGTCGAACAAATCTTAGGGAAAAGCAATTCTCGCTGCTGGACCGTGAGTTTTTTGGAGTCATCCAAACCCGGCAAACGCAGCTTTTTAGGTAAAATCACGGCAGCAGCCACCACGGGTCCCGCCCAGGAACCACGGCCCACCTCATCCATGCCAACAACAATGCCATCAAAAGAAGGATTTTTCACCTTAAAAGCATAGAGGCTAGCTCAAAAAAAGGGAAGCAAATGAGTGAGCTTCGTGCGACAAAAAAGCTCCTTCCTGGGTTTTGAGAGGGCCTCTACTCTTGTTTTTCTTGTTTTTCTTCAGCAGGAGTTTCCACCGGAGTTTCAGGCGTTTCGTCCACAACTTCCTCTGGAGGAATCTCTGGCGTTTCCTCGGGAACAGCCTCTTCCTTCACCTCTTCCACCGCTTCAACGTCTTCCAAAGCTGGCTCGGAAGCACTTTGTTCCTCGGCACGAGTCGCCAAAAGCATTTCAATCACTCCGCCTTTCTTATCTCGAAGACGAGTGGATTTTCCTTCCAAAGTACGCATGTAATAAAGTTTGGAACGGCGAACCTTTCCGCTTTTCATGACTTCAATTTTTTCAAGAAGAGGACTGTGCAGAGGGAATACTTTTTCCACTCCAACACCTTCCACAACCTTGCGCACGGTAAAAGTCTTATCCGTCGCACGAGCACCAGAACTGAGCTTGATCACCAATCCTTCAAAAATTTGAACGCGTTCCTTTTCACCCTCTTTGATCCGTTGATGAACGCGAACCACATAACCGGGTTTAAGAACGGGAACATCCTTCTTAACAGAAGAGTTGGAAACGTGTGCTAACAGTGCTTGTGACATACTGAATTCAAAATGGCTTGGGTACTATAGGGATGCAAAATCCGTTTGGCAAGAGCATTTAGAGGCCACTTTAAAAAAGAGGGATCCCTATTGCCCTGAAGTGAGTTTATTAATGGCAATCATATTGTCTCGATCCTCCACCAAACTGAGGATGAACTTATCCTGACATTTCAAACGATACAAAAAATCATCGCTTTTAAGCACGCTGAACTTGATGGGAGCCTGATTTTCAAGCGTATCTAAATACTTTTCCAATTGTTCTTTATTAATGTCTCCAGAAATGAGCAAATCCACCGGCGATTCTTTTTCTAAAAAAACTCCTGAAACCAATAAAAAATCCAGCTGACCCATTTTTTGAATGTTCTTTATAACGGCATCAATGGAGGGATTCGCCTTAATGATGATGCGACGCAATTCATTGAAAAGCACAAAGTCTTTATTCACTGAATAAAATTTATGACGATTTTTCGCTCGACTCTTCAAAAGGCCCATTTTCTTGAGATTGTCCAGTTCACGGCGCACCGAGTTGATCTGTTCATCCAGCTCACGAGTCAGTTCACGCACGAAGTATTCTTCATCGGGCTTGAGAAGAAAAATAGTGAGCAATTTGACGCGTGCTTTCGAAGTGAACAGATGTTTCAGCATGTACACATATTTTATACAAACTTCCCGCAATGTATAATTTTTTAATTCAAATTGCAAGTTCAATTGCCCAAAAAGCCCCCTTTAAGATTAGAGACTTGGGACGGTCGGCATAGACTTAGCGAACAATTTATTTGATCGCAATGTGCTTCCTAAGCAGGCTATGAACAATTTACTTACTCGACTTCCGACTCCTTCGAACACCGCTTGAAGGCACTTATTTTTGCGTGTGTCCACGAACCAATTTCTTGAATCGAGCCGTTTGCTTCATGTATTCACGCTCTTCGGTCCCCGCCGCATAGCGACCGCGAAGCATTTCGCGGAACTGTTCAGGGTAACGACCTAAGATTTTTTCCACTTCTTGCTCCACTTCTTCTTCGCTCACTTCAGGATTTTCAAGTTCAAACAGCTTTTCCAAGCCAAGGCGCACCAGCACCTGCTCGGCTGCCGTGGTTCTGAGTTCCGTACGCAGGTCCTTCCCTTCTTTCTTTAGATTTTCCTGATAAGCTTCCCAACTTTCTTTGCGCTTTTCGACATCCTCTTTAATGCGTTCCACCATCAGATCAATCTCACGTTCCACCAAGGCTTCCGGTACCTCCGCTTCCACATGCTCAGCCAGTTGTTTTAAAAAGTCATTTTCAAGGCGTCCTTCTTCTTGCATTTGCTTCTGAACAATGAGCTCTGCATGGATGTCCTTTTTCATCGTTTCCAATGTTTTTTCAGGGTCTCCAGAAACCTGCTTCGCCCACGCATCGTCCGCCGTAGCCGCCTCCGACTCTTCCACACGATTCAATTTGATGTGAAATTTGACCTTTTTATCTTGGAAAGAAGCCTTGTGATAATCCTTGGGGAAAGTGATCCAAAAATCCTTTTCCTCACCGATTTCCATGCTCTCCACCTCTTCTTCAAAACCAGGGATCAGCGAGCCTGAACCCAAAATCACAGGATGATTCTTGCTAGAAGTGCCTTCCAAGGCCACTCCATCTTCATCTAAACCGTCGAAATCGATTTCAACGCGATCTCCCTTTTTCGCAGCACGAGTCACATCCTTCCAGTTTTTAAAACGTTCCAAAAAATTGTCGATCACTTCTTTGACTTCTTTTTCGTTCACTTCCATTTTCGCCATTTTCACGGAAAGATTTTTAGGGTCTTTTTTAAAACTCACTTCGGGGCGTAGCGCCACCAAAGCCTCATATTTGAGAGGCTGATCTTTTAAAATTTGGATCTTAGGATAAGCCACTGGACGAAGTTCTTTGGAGCGAACGGCCGCTTCGTAACTGACTCCAATGGCATGATCGAGCACTTGAGCCATAAAAGCTTGTTCCCCCACATGGTCTTTTAAAACCTCAACAGGCACGTGTCCCTTGCGAAAACCGGGCACATTCACATGTTCTTGCAGCTCCTGCGTGGCTTTTTCTTCATATTGCTTCATTTCCTCAGCAGTGAGCTCAATGGTGAGCTTGGCTTCGGATTTGGCCAATTTTTCAACTTCGATATTCATGCAGTGGGGTAAAAAAACTTGGCATAGAATACTTGACCTTATAGGGTATTGCAATTTTTTCCGTTTTTTGCTATAATTCAAAGATTTACAAATACGTATGGCTATGGATTTGTCCGCTCCAAAAAATGAAAACCTCGAACTCGGCGAGATTGAAAAACCTCGCGACCTTTATGAGAAAGCCATGGATCTGGCTTATGAAAAAATGGATCTTCAAGCCGAATATGCCGGGCTTCTAGACGGTGGTTTTTCAGAAGACAATGAGCAGGTACAAAAAGTGGAAGTGGAAATCGCCCTCATCGACCGCCAAATCGACTCCCTTGCCACTCAATGGGCCGAAGGAAAAGTATCGAACCGCGTGAATCAAAAACGCAGTGCACGAGTGGAAACTCGAAAAAATCACTTCCTCTCTCGCTTGGAGCGAAAAATGAGACGAAACGAAAGACAAATGGATCGGGAAGAAGTGGATGAGGAAAAAACAGGAGAAAAAGTCGACCGACGCATGGACCGTTGGGAACGTCGCATGGATCGTAAAAAGAGCCGCCAAGAAGCACGGGACATCAAACACGGTGGACGCACTCGAGCTTCAGAACGAAAACAAGCGCGCTGGGAAGCGCGTGGAGACCGCCGTAGTGCAAAATGGGAACGTCGCATGGACAAGCGAACCGATCGTCTTGAGCGACAAGTAGAAAAGACCGACAAAGAGTTGGTGTTTAAACTCAGAGAAGCGGGTCTCAGACCCACTCATTTGGGGATGGAAGGGCCTGAAAGAGACCGTGCCTTGGCCTTGGCCTTTGCCGATGATCCCGAAACTCTGGCCTATTATAGAGAAGTTTTAGCCGAAGGGCCCGAGTCCCCTGAATATGAAGAAGTGATGGCTGAACTGCAAGAACGCCAAGGCGAACTGCAGACCTCTGAAAGATACCGAGAGACCTTGGACAAGACTGACGTTGCCCTTAAACAATTGGAAAGAGCTTCTTTGCAAGACAATTTGTGGGGCAAGTTTGGCGATTTGATTGGTGATTTTGGAAGAAATCCCGGTGCCATGGCAGCCATGGCTGGAGTACTAGCGGGTGTTTACTTTTTTAGAGATAAAATCTTCACCAAAGAGGTGGGTTATGTCGTGGGAGGCTTGGCCCTTCTGGGAAGCGGAGTTTACACTGCCGACTTTTTGATGGAGAAATTGGATAAAGAACATCGAGGTATTTTTGATCGCCTAGGATGGAAACCCAGTGATGCTTTGGCTCCTAATGTTTTAGAGAGTTATAGAAAAGAACACTTCCCTTATCTTCCTGAGAAAGACAGGGACAGCGCAGATGAAATGATGCGAATTTTCAATGTTCCGATGAGTCGAGTGAACGATGTCTTTGGACAAGCTGTGAATGAACATGAAACCAGCATCGATACCAGGAAGTTCTTGGGAGAACAAGCTGACGATAGAAAAGACGCTGTAGATACAAAAAGTGAAAGTCATATGGATGGAACGGACCTTTACCGTGGCCTGCGTTCGTTCTACATGGAATGTGCCGAGCGTTCATTGGGTGAGCGTGGCCTTTCAAAACTTTCAGAAGACCAAAAAATTCGAGCGGGTATTGCCTACTCAAAGGCTCACTTCATAGGAAAAAGTTTTGCTGAAGCCTCCACCATTTTGAGACTGGATTCTCGTATTCCTTCTCATAAAAGCGAGCAAGTTGCCGGCGCTCCAATGTCTAGAGCTGAGAGTTTCGACCGACATTTGGCCTTCCCACAAAATGCTTCCTTAAAAGTTTGGGCTGAAAACCCTGCTGCACTCAACACCTTGAGGGCCTTGCCCACTGGAGAAGTGCTCGTGAAAGGGTATCCTTATAAATACAATTTTTCCGATCAAAAAAACACGTGTTCACCGATGTTCTAGACGGTTCGGTCTATGTGATTCCCGATGCTTTAGAATCTGGGGACCTCAACCAACGCCTTGCCGCTTTAGCTTCTGAAGCAGAAATCAAAGTGAACAAAGCATTTGCAGCTTTCAAAGGTCAAACCGAAGCCAAACTTCAATACCTCGAAAGTGGAGATTGGAGCACAGTACCTCGGATGCCTCGTTTGACTCATGGCGGGCTCAAGACCGGTACCGATGGCATTTCTACTCTGCTCTTCGCAGACTCAACAGGCTTCCACATCACTTTTGAAGGAGCTAAAAAAGATCAATACTTCGGCAGTTTGGAAGAAATGCAAAAAGCTTACGACAAACAAAACGTCTTCCCCGAGCTGGTGAATCGCGACGTGGGTCATCTTTTGGTGGACATCCCTTATTCAGTGGAAAGCGTGACGGACGACGAAAAAACCACCACCGTAACCCTCAACTATGACGGAGGACACACCGGGGTACTCACTTATAAAAACGGCGTGCTCGACTCCACTCGTTTGGCTCAAAGTACCGAACTGGCCCAGCGCCAAGAAATGGAAGTGCAAAAAGAAATCGTGAAGTTCTTCTCACGTGCAGAAATTCAAGACAAACTTGTGGAAGCAAAAGGCATAGATCCTGACCTTTACTTGCGCCTTGAAAATTTTGCCACCGAAGGATTGGTGAGCAATGCACCTGGTATCGAATACAACGCGGGGCTCTTCAGAACTGCAAGCAAAACCGCTTCTGAAATGTTCAATGCACTTTTGGACAGCAACGACTGGACCGGAAACACCGTGGAAGCGCGAGCCAAAGAAGAAACAGAACTTCAAATGGACAAAGATCTCGGAAGCATGATTGTTCAAATGAATAAAGAATTGCTGGAACTCCTGCAAAAGGGACTCCCTCGCACCCAGTACGAACAAGAAAAGAAAATGCTCATGAAGGGCTATGAAAGCCAAATCGATACCCTTATTGGCAAAGAACACGACATTCAATTGTCGGATGAAGAGTTGAATCGAATGAAAACAGCAGCGGAAGAACGAATGGAAGAAGCCCTGTCACCCATGAAACACCTCCTCAGCATGGACGGAAATCAAGAGGCGCTTTACCAAGAAAAGCTTCAGGGCTGGCAAAAAAACGTCGTTGCCGCCATCACAGCTTTGGGAAGAAACCCCATGAAATCCAAAGTAGATGCAGTGATTGAGCAGCATTACGCAGACGCCAGTAAAGAAGCCAATGAACATCGAGGACTCAACACCAGTGAATCAGCGGACCTCTTGATCGAAAAGAAACTCAACGGAACCAACCAAGAAAAATGGAAAGAGGCCACTCGTTTGGTTTACTCGAATCTTTCAAATAACCTAGCTTGGAAAGCCTCTGAAATTTTAAACAAAGGAGAAAATCTTAAAGATTTAATGGATCTTTACTATGAAAAAATCAAAAACGGAAACGCTGCCGCGAGCAAGGAAAAGGCAAAAGAATACGTGCTCCACTACTTCCTCCCTCTAGTTCACCTAGAATTGAAAGAAGTGTCCTACCAAGAAGCACGCGGCAAATTGGAAGGGCTAAAATCCTTTGACGAATGGCTCGCAAACCCTGAACAATACGCCGTGCCTTCTAGCCTCGATGAAAGCTTCCGCATGGAACAGGACAAAGATGCCGTGATGGAAAGCTTCATGGAAGAATTCGACACTCACTTGCAAATTGGAACACTCAACCCCACTCGTTTGGATTTCTGGGATCAACAATGGCCCGAGCACTGGCGTGCTTCCGTGGAACGACGCGCGCAGCAAATCCGCACGCTGCACGACAACGACCCTGTGGACTACACTTCAGAAGCTTACCGACAAGATCTAGTCGATTTCAGAAAATTCGTGGCCCTGGAACACAATGTCTTCCAACTGCTCATTCAGCACGACCTGGAACCCGATGACCATGCTCGTCAAATCGAAGGAATCATCGATAGAAATTTCACCCTATGTTGGAAAGACAAAGATTATCCAAGTTATTTCAAAAATCTATACAAGGAAATCGTCGCTGTCGATGAAGACTGGCTTCCCGAATGGCAAGATCCAGTGATTGAAGAAGCCTTGGATGGCATCGATATAGAACGCCTATTTACCATCCCGTTCCTATGGACGAACGGCTTCAAAACATAAATGAACCTCCCCGAGCTTACGCTCGGGGTTTCAGCCTAGTTCAAGCTGCGCTTGGCCCGCATCTTCTTCGCCCTGTTGTTGGATATACTTTCGAATGACCTCCTCGTTAATCCCAACTGTGGAGGCAAAGTAACCTGCCGACCAAATACTTCTCGTCCCCCAGTACACTTTTCTAAGAAACGGAAACTTTATGTTCAACTCACGAGCTGTGTTGGCTTTTATTATTCTCACCACCTCTCCCACTGCTATTTGTGGAGGTATGGAAATTAAAATATGTACATGGTCTAAATCCGTGTTTACCTCTTTCACCACCAGTTCCGGATAGTACTTCGGAATATCCTTCATCACTTCCTGCAGAAAAGCCAACACACCTTCGTTGAATATCTTCCGACGGTATTTGGTCGGCCAAACTAAGTGATAGTCACAGATGAAAACTGCGTGTGAGCTTTTTCGTAGCTTCTTCATGCCTCCACTTTACACCACCACGAAGATGCGGGCACCCACTACATCCCTCGGGCTTACGCCCGGGGAACTACGTCAGTTGATTAGAATGCCTCTAAAGGCTATCTATTTCAGCAAAATGCTTTCCTCCCCGGGCAAAGGACAAGAAGTGGCTTCAGCGAGTTCTTCAAAACTCTGAACTCCCGTCACCTTCGTTCCGTCTGCAAAAATCCAAGTGGGGTACTGCTCCACCCCTGCCGCAGTACAAGCCCCTGCATCGGCATTTTTCCCGTTGGGATCACATTCCACATAAGGAAGCAAATCTTTGGCATCTCCAAATTCCTTCTTTTGATCCGAACAATGAGGACACCAGAAAGCTCCATAAAAAGTAGCTCCGCTATTGGCAATACACGTAGCGAAGGCATCATTTGTGGTGTCGCGAGCACAACCGAGCAAGAACACAGCCATAAGGGCAAGCAAAGCGAAGATTTTTTTCATATCATTGAGATTTAGAAGAATTAAGAAGAGAAATAAAAACCCCGTACTCAAGCAGAATCAGCACTTGCTGGCTCATGCAAAAAATACAAAAAGTTTGGAGTACAAAAGCCTCCACGGCCGTCAAATAAAGAGAGAAAGCCAAAGCCCCAGTGAGCCCCGCAAAGACCCAAGGAACTGCTTTTTTTTGGTCGACATAGAGTCCACGCAAACTGAAAAGCACTAAGAAAAAATACGTAGCAGCCCCCAGGCCCGCCACCGGAAGGCCAAAGAGTGTGGAGTAAATGCTTTTGTTCACGATATCGCAATTCCAACGTTCCCCTAAATTACAAACATCACCGAGTTCAGGCCTAAAATGCAAATGCAGCAGATGCAAAGCAATGCCCAAAGCCAACAGGTTTATGACGAATAAAACGCGATAATGTTTTTTATAGGAAGAAGGCGTCACGCAAACATGCTAACACTTTGCTGTTGCTCTTTCTAGATGAAACTCTTAAAATTGGCCCGCCCTGCAATGGGTTTATTACGGTGGGTGTAGCTCAGTTGGTTAGAGCGCCAGGTTGTGGCCCTGGAGGTCGTGGGTTCGAACCCCATCATTCACCCCAGTTTTGTTGTACATAAAAAACCCATCGAGAAGTCCAGTTTGTCAATATTTTTGACAACAGCAAATAGGTATATTACGCTTTACAAATTCCTAAATTGTTAGAGAATCTGGGTTAGCAAATTTAAAAAATAGAAAAATATCAAAAAAATTGATTTCAACATTCATCCACTTGTCAAAATGCTTAACACAAATTTCACACT belongs to Candidatus Peregrinibacteria bacterium and includes:
- a CDS encoding winged helix-turn-helix transcriptional regulator, yielding MLKHLFTSKARVKLLTIFLLKPDEEYFVRELTRELDEQINSVRRELDNLKKMGLLKSRAKNRHKFYSVNKDFVLFNELRRIIIKANPSIDAVIKNIQKMGQLDFLLVSGVFLEKESPVDLLISGDINKEQLEKYLDTLENQAPIKFSVLKSDDFLYRLKCQDKFILSLVEDRDNMIAINKLTSGQ
- the rplS gene encoding 50S ribosomal protein L19, which produces MSQALLAHVSNSSVKKDVPVLKPGYVVRVHQRIKEGEKERVQIFEGLVIKLSSGARATDKTFTVRKVVEGVGVEKVFPLHSPLLEKIEVMKSGKVRRSKLYYMRTLEGKSTRLRDKKGGVIEMLLATRAEEQSASEPALEDVEAVEEVKEEAVPEETPEIPPEEVVDETPETPVETPAEEKQEKQE
- a CDS encoding vitamin K epoxide reductase family protein, which produces MTPSSYKKHYRVLFVINLLALGIALHLLHLHFRPELGDVCNLGERWNCDIVNKSIYSTLFGLPVAGLGAATYFFLVLFSLRGLYVDQKKAVPWVFAGLTGALAFSLYLTAVEAFVLQTFCIFCMSQQVLILLEYGVFISLLNSSKSQ
- the tnpA gene encoding IS200/IS605 family transposase translates to MKKLRKSSHAVFICDYHLVWPTKYRRKIFNEGVLAFLQEVMKDIPKYYPELVVKEVNTDLDHVHILISIPPQIAVGEVVRIIKANTARELNIKFPFLRKVYWGTRSIWSAGYFASTVGINEEVIRKYIQQQGEEDAGQAQLELG
- the tig gene encoding trigger factor translates to MNIEVEKLAKSEAKLTIELTAEEMKQYEEKATQELQEHVNVPGFRKGHVPVEVLKDHVGEQAFMAQVLDHAIGVSYEAAVRSKELRPVAYPKIQILKDQPLKYEALVALRPEVSFKKDPKNLSVKMAKMEVNEKEVKEVIDNFLERFKNWKDVTRAAKKGDRVEIDFDGLDEDGVALEGTSSKNHPVILGSGSLIPGFEEEVESMEIGEEKDFWITFPKDYHKASFQDKKVKFHIKLNRVEESEAATADDAWAKQVSGDPEKTLETMKKDIHAELIVQKQMQEEGRLENDFLKQLAEHVEAEVPEALVEREIDLMVERIKEDVEKRKESWEAYQENLKKEGKDLRTELRTTAAEQVLVRLGLEKLFELENPEVSEEEVEQEVEKILGRYPEQFREMLRGRYAAGTEEREYMKQTARFKKLVRGHTQK